Proteins from a genomic interval of Aquabacterium sp. J223:
- a CDS encoding undecaprenyl-diphosphate phosphatase, giving the protein MDAILLAKAAVMGIVEGLTEFLPISSTGHLILAGALLRFTGESVKVFDIAIQTGAIFAVILVYWQRLAATARGLGSQPQARRFVVNVAIGFAPAVVLGLLLGKAIKEHLFNPSVVAAAFIVGGFVILWAERRPASSVRVQTVDDMTPWDALKVGLAQCLALVPGTSRSGATIIGGMLLGLSRQAATDFSFFLAMPTLIGAGAYSLYKERALLSPADAPVFAVGLVFSFLSAWVCVRWLLRYVATHDFKPFAWYRIVFGALVLLTAWTGWIDWSA; this is encoded by the coding sequence GTGGACGCCATCCTGCTCGCCAAGGCCGCCGTCATGGGCATCGTCGAGGGCCTGACCGAGTTCCTGCCCATCTCGTCCACCGGCCACCTCATCCTGGCCGGCGCGCTGCTGCGCTTCACCGGCGAATCGGTCAAGGTGTTCGACATCGCCATCCAGACCGGCGCCATCTTCGCCGTCATCCTCGTCTACTGGCAGCGGCTGGCGGCCACCGCACGGGGCCTGGGGTCGCAGCCGCAGGCGCGGCGCTTCGTCGTCAACGTGGCGATCGGCTTCGCGCCCGCGGTGGTGCTGGGCCTGCTGCTGGGCAAGGCCATCAAGGAGCACCTCTTCAACCCGTCGGTGGTGGCGGCGGCCTTCATCGTCGGCGGCTTCGTCATCCTGTGGGCCGAGCGGCGGCCGGCGAGCAGCGTGCGCGTGCAGACGGTGGACGACATGACGCCGTGGGATGCGCTGAAGGTCGGCCTGGCGCAGTGCCTGGCGCTGGTGCCCGGCACCAGCCGCTCGGGCGCCACCATCATCGGCGGCATGCTGCTGGGCCTGTCGCGCCAGGCGGCCACCGACTTCAGCTTCTTCCTCGCCATGCCGACGCTGATCGGCGCCGGTGCCTACAGCCTCTACAAGGAGCGGGCGCTGCTGTCGCCGGCCGATGCGCCGGTGTTCGCGGTCGGGCTGGTCTTCAGCTTCCTGTCGGCCTGGGTCTGCGTGCGCTGGCTGCTGCGCTACGTCGCCACCCACGACTTCAAGCCCTTCGCCTGGTACCGCATCGTCTTCGGCGCCCTGGTGCTGCTCACCGCCTGGACCGGCTGGATCGACTGGAGCGCTTGA
- a CDS encoding DUF1439 domain-containing protein, which produces MPRPPLRPHPDDDASVPGRRGLLLAAAGALLGGCAGLGLAPQFTLTEARLQALVERQFPRRHRLLELFDVTLAAPRLTLLPERDRLAADWPLEVADRFGGTPRRGRLQLDSGLRLEPSDFSLHLRQVTVQRVALDGVLPVSLQALGAAIAERLLEDLPVYRMSDERLQQFRSLGFTGGRVTIGGQGVEIALHRQAPPPPQAAPFGLPR; this is translated from the coding sequence ATGCCACGACCGCCCCTTCGCCCCCACCCTGACGACGACGCCAGCGTCCCCGGCCGCCGTGGGCTGCTGCTGGCCGCCGCCGGCGCGCTGCTCGGCGGCTGCGCCGGCCTGGGTCTGGCCCCGCAATTCACCCTCACCGAGGCCCGGCTGCAGGCGCTGGTCGAGCGGCAGTTCCCGCGCCGGCACCGCCTGCTGGAACTGTTCGACGTGACGCTGGCCGCGCCGCGGCTGACGCTGCTGCCCGAGCGCGACCGGCTGGCCGCCGACTGGCCGCTGGAGGTGGCCGACCGTTTCGGCGGCACGCCTCGCCGCGGCCGGTTGCAGCTGGACAGCGGCCTGCGCCTGGAACCGTCGGACTTCTCGCTGCACCTGCGGCAGGTGACGGTGCAGCGGGTGGCGCTGGACGGCGTGCTGCCGGTCAGCCTGCAGGCGCTGGGCGCCGCCATCGCCGAGCGGCTGCTGGAGGACCTGCCGGTCTACCGCATGAGCGACGAGCGGCTGCAGCAGTTCCGCTCGCTGGGCTTCACCGGCGGCCGCGTGACCATCGGCGGCCAGGGCGTGGAGATCGCGCTCCACCGCCAGGCGCCGCCGCCGCCCCAGGCGGCGCCGTTCGGCCTGCCGCGCTGA
- a CDS encoding TetR/AcrR family transcriptional regulator, producing MGDSTGAARRRRKEARPQELLDAALTLFVEKGFAATRSEEVAARAGVSKGTLYLYYPSKEELFKAVVRRNLSELIAEGSAIVEAFDGPADALLRLLMHTWRERAAGAASGIHKVVIAEVRSFPELAQFYLDEVVLPAQRLIVGALQRGIDSGEFRPVEPVPVAHLLFAQTLFHSLCEHSLGACVSLPVTLDAALVDLQLDLVLNGLLRRPGRPGAAK from the coding sequence GTGGGTGACAGCACCGGCGCTGCCCGGCGGCGCCGCAAGGAAGCACGCCCCCAGGAACTGCTGGACGCGGCGCTGACGCTCTTCGTCGAGAAGGGGTTCGCCGCCACCCGCTCGGAGGAGGTGGCCGCGCGTGCCGGGGTCTCCAAGGGCACGCTCTACCTCTACTACCCCAGCAAGGAAGAGCTGTTCAAGGCGGTGGTGCGGCGCAACCTGTCCGAGCTGATCGCCGAGGGCAGCGCCATCGTCGAAGCCTTCGACGGCCCGGCGGACGCCCTGCTGCGACTGCTGATGCACACCTGGCGCGAGCGCGCGGCGGGCGCGGCCTCCGGCATCCACAAGGTGGTCATCGCGGAGGTGCGCAGCTTCCCGGAGCTGGCCCAGTTCTACCTCGACGAGGTGGTGCTGCCGGCGCAGCGGCTCATCGTCGGCGCGCTGCAGCGGGGCATCGACAGCGGCGAGTTCCGGCCCGTCGAACCGGTCCCGGTGGCGCACCTGCTGTTCGCGCAGACCCTCTTCCATTCGCTGTGCGAGCACTCGCTGGGCGCCTGCGTCAGCCTGCCGGTGACGCTGGACGCCGCGCTGGTCGACCTGCAGCTCGACCTGGTGCTGAACGGCCTGTTGCGCCGCCCCGGCCGCCCGGGTGCCGCGAAATAG
- a CDS encoding protein-L-isoaspartate O-methyltransferase — translation MDIERARFNMIEQQIRPWDVLDDGVLSLLEVVKREEFVPAAYRALAFVDTEVPLPEGECMLAPKVEARLLQALKLQRHERVLEVGTGSGHMAALLGHKALQVHSMEIKPTLAQLARDNLRRAGVQNVAVHEADGAAGLAEEAPFDAILLSGSVARVPAALLDQLKPGGRLVGIVGTEPIMRAVRIDRGADDRFETVELFDTVAQRLIGFEEPPRFKF, via the coding sequence ATGGACATCGAACGCGCCCGCTTCAACATGATCGAGCAGCAGATCCGCCCCTGGGACGTGCTGGACGACGGCGTGCTGTCGCTGCTGGAGGTCGTCAAGCGCGAGGAGTTCGTGCCCGCGGCCTACCGCGCGCTGGCCTTCGTCGACACCGAGGTGCCGCTGCCCGAGGGCGAGTGCATGCTGGCGCCGAAGGTGGAGGCGCGGCTGCTGCAGGCGCTGAAGCTGCAGCGCCACGAACGGGTGCTGGAGGTGGGCACCGGCTCCGGCCACATGGCCGCGCTGCTCGGCCACAAGGCGCTGCAGGTCCATTCGATGGAGATCAAGCCGACGCTGGCGCAGCTGGCGCGGGACAACCTGCGCCGGGCGGGGGTGCAGAACGTGGCGGTGCACGAGGCCGACGGCGCGGCCGGCCTGGCCGAGGAGGCCCCGTTCGACGCCATCCTGCTCTCCGGCTCGGTGGCCCGCGTGCCGGCGGCGCTGCTCGACCAGCTCAAGCCCGGCGGCCGGCTGGTGGGCATCGTCGGCACCGAACCCATCATGCGGGCGGTGCGCATCGACCGCGGCGCCGACGACCGCTTCGAGACGGTGGAGCTGTTCGACACCGTGGCCCAGCGCCTGATCGGCTTCGAAGAGCCGCCCCGCTTCAAGTTCTGA
- a CDS encoding TolC family outer membrane protein: MSRDSSRRGGEQGPRAAGARRWLVGLALGLCGATAGAQSLVELYAAARDQDATVRAARALAASAEYRAEQVRARLRPSLSLAASTSRSATEFSNLGQRYGNQSQVGVTGRQPLYNPTGTVEVDQALRSLAASQAELAGAEQDLLVRLAQAYFDVLAAQDSLATSRTGKAAIAEQLASARRNFEVGNATITDTREAQARFDLATAQELGAENDLRSKRVALNLLVGRPDVQPRALAVPLTLPESLGAGNVEQWVDRARSEHPQVRRAELGAEIARLETERARAQGLPTVDAVASVDRRDGTNINNVPAGVIRSSQTVGVQLNVPLFAGYAIQNRIRETLLLEDKAREDLEAARRTVTQATQVAWLGVQSGQAQVRALEAAEASSRLALEATQTGYRVGVRVNIDVLNAQTQLFTTQRDLSRARYEVLLGSLRLRQAAGQLSPDDLRPIEQLIAR, from the coding sequence ATGTCCCGTGACTCGAGCCGCCGCGGCGGCGAGCAAGGCCCCCGCGCCGCCGGCGCACGCCGCTGGCTGGTCGGCCTGGCGCTGGGGCTGTGCGGTGCCACGGCCGGTGCGCAAAGCCTCGTCGAGCTGTACGCCGCCGCCCGTGACCAGGACGCCACCGTGCGCGCGGCCCGCGCGCTCGCCGCGTCGGCCGAATACCGGGCCGAGCAGGTGCGTGCCCGGCTGCGGCCCAGCCTGTCGCTGGCCGCCAGCACGTCGCGCAGCGCCACCGAGTTCTCCAACCTCGGCCAGCGCTACGGCAACCAGTCGCAGGTCGGCGTGACGGGCCGGCAGCCGCTGTACAACCCCACCGGCACGGTGGAGGTCGACCAGGCGCTGCGCAGCCTGGCCGCCTCGCAGGCCGAGCTGGCCGGCGCCGAGCAGGACCTGCTGGTGCGCCTGGCGCAGGCCTACTTCGACGTGCTGGCCGCGCAGGACAGCCTGGCCACCTCGCGCACCGGCAAGGCGGCGATCGCCGAGCAGCTGGCTTCGGCGCGGCGCAACTTCGAGGTGGGCAACGCCACCATCACCGACACCCGCGAGGCGCAGGCCCGCTTCGACCTGGCCACGGCGCAGGAGCTGGGCGCCGAGAACGACCTGCGCAGCAAGCGCGTGGCGCTGAACCTGCTGGTCGGCCGGCCCGACGTGCAGCCGCGCGCGCTGGCCGTGCCGCTGACCCTGCCCGAGAGCCTGGGCGCCGGCAACGTCGAGCAGTGGGTCGACCGTGCGCGCAGCGAGCACCCGCAGGTGCGCCGGGCCGAGCTGGGCGCCGAGATCGCCCGCCTGGAGACCGAGCGCGCCCGCGCGCAGGGCCTGCCGACGGTGGACGCGGTGGCGTCGGTGGACCGGCGCGACGGCACCAACATCAACAACGTGCCGGCCGGCGTCATCCGCAGCTCGCAGACCGTGGGCGTGCAGCTCAACGTGCCGCTGTTCGCCGGCTACGCCATCCAGAACCGCATCCGCGAGACCCTGCTGCTGGAGGACAAGGCCCGCGAGGACCTGGAGGCCGCGCGGCGCACGGTGACGCAGGCCACGCAGGTGGCCTGGCTGGGCGTGCAGTCGGGGCAGGCGCAGGTGCGCGCGCTGGAGGCGGCCGAGGCGTCCAGCCGGCTGGCGCTGGAGGCCACGCAGACCGGCTACCGCGTCGGCGTGCGCGTCAACATCGACGTGCTGAACGCGCAGACCCAGCTCTTCACCACCCAGCGCGACCTGTCCCGGGCGCGCTACGAAGTGCTGCTGGGGTCGCTGCGGCTGCGTCAGGCGGCGGGGCAGTTGTCGCCGGACGATCTGAGGCCGATCGAGCAGTTGATTGCCCGGTAG
- a CDS encoding 8-oxoguanine deaminase → MSLILRHAEVLVTMDGDRREIRDGALVCEGPVVRWVGATADLPSPWREQAGDGRAEVLDLHGHVVMPGLVNTHHHMFQSLTRAVPAAQDAELFGWLSHLYGLWSRLTPEMIAVSTRTAMAELLLSGCTTSSDHLYLYPNGCRLDDAIDAAEAVGLRFHAARGSMSVGQRQGGLPPDSVVEDEAAILADSRRLIERYHDASRHSMRRIVLAPCSPFSVSRELMRESAAMARAYGVSLHTHLAENDNDVAYTRERFGMTPAEYAEDVGWVGRDVWHAHCVKLDPEGIALFARTGTGVAHCPCSNMRLASGIAPVRTMRDAGVPVGLGVDGSASNDGANLLGEARQALLLQRVGHGPAAMTARQALEIATLGGARVLGRDDIGALAPGMSADVVAFDLRGVAHAGAHHDPVAALVFCTPVNASLTVVNGRLVVRDGRLVTLDLPVVLERHRALAKQLAASG, encoded by the coding sequence TTGAGCCTGATCCTTCGGCACGCGGAGGTGCTGGTCACCATGGACGGGGACCGGCGCGAGATCCGCGACGGCGCGCTGGTCTGCGAAGGTCCGGTGGTGCGCTGGGTCGGCGCCACCGCCGATCTGCCGTCGCCCTGGCGCGAGCAGGCCGGCGACGGCCGGGCGGAGGTGCTGGACCTGCACGGCCATGTCGTCATGCCCGGCCTGGTCAACACCCACCACCACATGTTCCAGAGCCTGACGCGCGCGGTGCCCGCCGCGCAGGACGCGGAGCTCTTCGGCTGGCTGTCGCACCTGTACGGCCTGTGGTCGCGGCTGACGCCGGAGATGATCGCGGTGTCCACCCGCACCGCGATGGCCGAGCTGCTGCTGTCCGGCTGCACCACCAGCAGCGACCACCTCTACCTCTACCCCAACGGCTGCCGGCTGGACGACGCCATCGATGCGGCCGAGGCCGTGGGCCTGCGCTTCCATGCGGCGCGCGGCTCGATGAGCGTGGGGCAGCGCCAGGGCGGGCTGCCGCCCGACAGCGTGGTCGAGGACGAGGCCGCCATCCTGGCCGACAGCCGGCGGCTGATCGAGCGGTACCACGACGCCTCGCGCCATTCGATGCGGCGCATCGTGCTGGCGCCGTGCTCGCCGTTCTCGGTGTCGCGCGAGCTGATGCGCGAGTCGGCGGCGATGGCGCGGGCCTACGGCGTCTCGCTGCACACCCACCTGGCCGAGAACGACAACGACGTTGCCTACACCCGCGAGCGCTTCGGCATGACGCCGGCCGAGTACGCCGAGGACGTGGGCTGGGTCGGCCGCGACGTCTGGCATGCGCACTGCGTGAAGCTCGACCCCGAAGGCATCGCGCTCTTCGCCCGCACCGGCACCGGCGTGGCCCACTGCCCGTGCTCGAACATGCGGCTGGCCAGCGGCATCGCGCCGGTGCGAACCATGCGCGACGCCGGCGTGCCGGTGGGCCTGGGCGTGGACGGCAGCGCCAGCAACGACGGCGCGAACCTGCTGGGCGAGGCGCGGCAGGCGCTGCTGCTGCAGCGGGTGGGGCATGGCCCGGCGGCGATGACGGCGCGCCAGGCGCTGGAGATCGCCACCTTGGGCGGTGCCCGGGTGCTCGGGCGCGACGACATCGGCGCGCTGGCCCCGGGCATGAGCGCCGACGTCGTCGCCTTCGACCTGCGCGGCGTGGCGCATGCGGGGGCGCACCACGACCCGGTGGCGGCGCTGGTGTTCTGCACGCCGGTGAACGCTTCGCTGACGGTGGTCAACGGCCGGCTCGTGGTGCGCGACGGGCGGCTGGTGACGCTGGATCTGCCGGTGGTGCTGGAGCGGCACCGGGCGTTGGCGAAGCAGTTGGCGGCTTCAGGTTGA
- the sodC gene encoding superoxide dismutase [Cu-Zn] SodC, whose product MKTLLPGLLLAALSSLASAQPVLEVPMHLVDEKGVGAAIGRVGVSQTPYGLVFSPALTGLPPGVHGFHVHENASCDPREANGRPVPAAAAGGHYDPQKTGRHGLPWGDGHLGDLPPLFVDAQGAAAQPVLAPRLKLADLAGRSLMVHAGGDNHADHPAPLGGGGARVACGVVPAS is encoded by the coding sequence ATGAAGACGCTGCTTCCCGGCCTGCTGTTGGCCGCCCTGTCGTCGCTGGCCAGTGCCCAACCCGTGCTCGAGGTGCCGATGCACCTGGTCGACGAGAAGGGCGTGGGTGCGGCCATCGGGCGGGTCGGTGTGAGCCAGACGCCCTACGGCCTGGTCTTCAGCCCGGCGCTGACCGGGCTGCCGCCCGGCGTGCACGGCTTCCATGTGCACGAGAACGCCAGCTGCGACCCCCGCGAGGCCAACGGCCGGCCGGTGCCGGCCGCGGCCGCCGGCGGCCATTACGACCCGCAGAAGACCGGCCGCCACGGCCTGCCCTGGGGCGACGGCCACCTGGGCGACCTGCCGCCGCTGTTCGTCGATGCGCAGGGGGCCGCGGCCCAGCCGGTGCTGGCCCCGCGGCTCAAGCTGGCCGACCTGGCCGGCCGCTCGCTGATGGTCCACGCCGGGGGCGACAACCACGCCGACCATCCCGCGCCGCTGGGCGGTGGTGGCGCGCGGGTGGCGTGCGGCGTGGTGCCGGCGTCATGA
- a CDS encoding glycine betaine ABC transporter substrate-binding protein, with the protein MRPRLLPTRRWFHRLLPLLLLAAVVVPARSAADAELVVGSKRFTESYVLGELLRQTALARGEAASHRPGLGNTAVLAQALATGAVDVYPEYTGTIERELLGQSPAGAAPVEAVLARLNAGLAPRGLKAAVPLGFANGYALALKDEVAARLGLSTLSDLAGLPAAQAATLRLGLSHEFLQRADGWPGLRRAYGLSSLRAGNGLDHGLAYQALADGQVDIVDVYTTDAQVQRLGLRVLRDDRGFFPRYDAVLLMRAAVDPSRFASLAGRLDEATMQRLNAQVELDGRAFDAVAADFLRAGGGAPSTAAGRGFVHRLFAPDLPRLLGQHLMLVAGSLALALATGVPLGLWAQRRPRWRGVVMGAVGLLQTVPSLALLAFLIAAVGRIGFWPALLALWLYALLPIVRNTEAGLSGVPTGLTQAGRALGLRPAQVLRHVELPLALPVLLAGVKTAAVVNVGTATVAAFIGAGGLGERIVSGLAVNDSALMLAGAVPAAALALALQAGFGVVEWVGGEARVFEVARCLKSLCVGARARQPVGLRGPHPR; encoded by the coding sequence ATGCGCCCTCGCCTGCTGCCGACCCGACGCTGGTTCCACCGGCTGCTGCCCCTGCTGCTGCTCGCCGCCGTCGTGGTGCCCGCCCGCTCCGCGGCGGATGCCGAGCTCGTCGTCGGCTCCAAGCGCTTCACCGAAAGCTACGTGCTCGGCGAGCTGCTGCGGCAAACCGCGCTGGCCCGCGGCGAGGCCGCCTCGCACCGGCCCGGCCTGGGCAACACCGCGGTGCTGGCGCAGGCGCTGGCCACAGGCGCGGTGGACGTCTACCCCGAGTACACCGGCACCATCGAGCGCGAGCTGCTCGGCCAGTCGCCGGCCGGGGCCGCGCCGGTCGAGGCCGTGCTCGCCCGCCTGAACGCCGGGCTGGCACCGCGCGGCCTCAAGGCCGCGGTGCCGCTCGGCTTCGCCAACGGCTATGCGCTGGCGCTGAAGGACGAGGTGGCGGCCCGGCTCGGCCTGTCGACGCTGAGCGACCTGGCCGGGCTGCCGGCGGCCCAGGCGGCCACGCTGCGCCTCGGCCTGTCGCACGAATTCCTGCAGCGCGCCGACGGCTGGCCGGGACTGCGCCGCGCCTACGGTCTGTCGTCGCTGCGCGCCGGCAACGGGCTCGACCATGGCCTGGCCTACCAGGCGCTGGCCGACGGCCAGGTCGACATCGTCGACGTCTACACCACCGACGCGCAGGTGCAGCGCCTGGGCCTGCGCGTGCTGCGCGACGACCGCGGCTTCTTCCCGCGCTACGACGCCGTGCTGCTTATGCGCGCCGCGGTCGACCCGTCGCGCTTCGCATCGCTGGCCGGCCGCCTCGACGAGGCGACCATGCAGCGGCTGAACGCCCAGGTGGAACTGGACGGGCGCGCCTTCGACGCCGTGGCCGCGGACTTCCTGCGCGCCGGCGGCGGCGCGCCGTCGACGGCGGCCGGCCGCGGCTTCGTCCACCGCCTGTTCGCACCGGACCTGCCCCGGCTGCTCGGCCAGCACCTGATGCTGGTGGCCGGTTCGCTGGCGCTGGCCCTGGCCACCGGCGTGCCGCTCGGCCTGTGGGCGCAGCGCCGGCCGCGCTGGCGCGGGGTGGTGATGGGCGCGGTCGGCCTGCTGCAGACCGTGCCCTCGTTGGCGCTGCTGGCCTTCCTCATCGCCGCGGTGGGCCGCATCGGCTTCTGGCCGGCGCTGCTGGCGCTGTGGCTGTACGCGCTGCTGCCCATCGTGCGCAACACCGAGGCGGGCCTGTCCGGCGTGCCGACGGGCCTGACCCAGGCCGGCCGGGCGCTCGGCCTGCGGCCGGCGCAGGTGCTGCGCCATGTCGAGCTGCCGCTGGCGCTGCCGGTGCTGCTGGCCGGCGTCAAGACCGCGGCGGTGGTCAACGTCGGCACCGCCACCGTGGCGGCGTTCATCGGCGCCGGCGGGCTGGGCGAGCGCATCGTCAGCGGGCTGGCGGTCAACGACAGCGCGTTGATGCTGGCGGGCGCGGTGCCGGCGGCGGCGTTGGCGCTGGCCTTGCAGGCGGGGTTCGGGGTGGTGGAGTGGGTGGGGGGCGAGGCGCGGGTCTTCGAGGTAGCTCGGTGCCTCAAATCCCTCTGCGTTGGAGCCCGTGCGCGGCAGCCCGTGGGCCTGCGCGGCCCACACCCGCGGTAA
- a CDS encoding response regulator transcription factor: MSQSPLSSFSSAPAGRDPGPWRVLLADDHAILREGVALLVEQQHDMHVVAQARGGREAVQMAEEHRPDVVVLDVAMPDLAGPEVAEQIRAGSPRSRVLALTRHADQGYLRRMLRAGAAGYVVKRAAADALVTAIRTVAEGGTYVDPSLAGALVARSVSRHEAVGAVPRTRPPLSEREEQVLRLIAWGKSNKEVAAQLGISVKTAEFYKAAALEKLQIRTRTDILRHALAERWLVEDEGPD; encoded by the coding sequence ATGAGCCAGTCCCCGTTGTCTTCCTTCTCTTCCGCCCCGGCGGGCCGCGACCCGGGACCCTGGCGGGTGCTGCTGGCCGACGACCACGCCATCCTGCGCGAGGGCGTGGCCCTGCTCGTCGAGCAGCAGCACGACATGCACGTGGTGGCCCAGGCCCGCGGCGGCCGCGAGGCGGTGCAGATGGCCGAGGAGCACCGGCCCGACGTGGTGGTGCTCGACGTGGCCATGCCCGACCTGGCCGGGCCCGAGGTGGCCGAGCAGATCCGCGCCGGCAGCCCGCGCTCGCGCGTGCTGGCGCTGACCCGTCACGCCGACCAGGGCTACCTGCGCCGCATGCTGCGCGCCGGCGCCGCGGGCTATGTGGTCAAGCGCGCCGCGGCCGATGCGCTGGTGACCGCCATCCGCACCGTGGCCGAGGGCGGCACCTACGTCGACCCCAGCCTGGCCGGGGCGCTGGTGGCCCGCAGCGTGAGCCGCCACGAAGCCGTCGGCGCGGTGCCGCGCACGCGGCCGCCGCTGTCCGAACGCGAGGAGCAGGTGCTGCGGCTGATCGCCTGGGGCAAGAGCAACAAGGAGGTGGCGGCGCAACTGGGCATCAGCGTGAAGACGGCGGAGTTCTACAAGGCGGCCGCGTTGGAGAAGCTGCAGATCCGGACGCGGACGGACATCCTTCGGCATGCGTTGGCGGAACGGTGGTTGGTGGAGGATGAGGGGCCGGATTGA
- a CDS encoding PAS domain-containing protein, with product MTTGTLAAAAVSAAPGTPAWHALFDGAAVGVAQADPYSGALLDVNTRLCAMLGRDAAQLLGRSFLDVTHPEDRGWNWDAFRAMVRGEVPGVTLEKRLLHADGRALWTLMSVHLLRDAEGRPLRTIAVVMDITDRRVAEAALGDSEQRLQLALDASGLGEWELDLEAGVFRGSAQVLDLFDLPRDTPQPLDVAEWRSRLHPDDVESLWAWEAAAAEGRPFQGEYRLLLPGGRERWVAHHARPVPERPGHRRRVIGTLGDITERRHGEQALRQARDELESRVVERTEALERLNAALHNEVAERRAIEEQVRDLLGQLVVAEEEERRRLSRELHDGVGQHLTALSLGLKAACDEQVAPAVLRDRLLRLQAAVRQMEDEIDRLSHELRPPALDDLGLEEALRELVQAWSRAADTPAEFYGHGLLHHLPPPVEATVYRIVQEALTNVRKHADAGRVAVVLERRGALLRAIVEDDGCGFEAEPASPRGPMRRRLGLRGMSERAALVGGQLEIESRPGAGTTIYLSVPLPPLDDLMSRST from the coding sequence GTGACCACGGGCACCCTGGCCGCCGCGGCCGTGTCGGCGGCCCCGGGCACGCCGGCCTGGCACGCCCTGTTCGACGGCGCCGCGGTCGGCGTCGCGCAGGCCGATCCGTACAGCGGCGCGCTGCTGGACGTGAACACGCGGCTGTGCGCCATGCTGGGCCGCGACGCCGCGCAACTGCTGGGGCGCAGCTTCCTGGACGTCACCCATCCCGAGGACCGTGGCTGGAACTGGGACGCCTTCCGCGCCATGGTGCGCGGCGAGGTGCCGGGCGTCACCCTGGAGAAGCGGCTGCTGCATGCCGACGGCCGGGCGCTGTGGACGCTGATGTCGGTGCACCTGCTGCGCGACGCCGAGGGCCGCCCGCTGCGCACGATCGCGGTGGTCATGGACATCACCGACCGCCGGGTGGCCGAGGCGGCGCTGGGCGACAGCGAACAGCGGCTGCAGCTGGCGCTGGACGCCAGCGGCCTGGGGGAATGGGAGCTGGACCTCGAGGCCGGCGTGTTCCGCGGCTCGGCGCAGGTGCTCGACCTGTTCGACCTGCCGCGCGACACGCCGCAGCCACTGGACGTGGCCGAATGGCGCAGCCGCCTGCACCCCGACGACGTGGAGAGCCTGTGGGCCTGGGAGGCCGCGGCGGCGGAGGGCCGGCCCTTCCAGGGCGAGTACCGGCTGCTGCTGCCCGGGGGCCGCGAGCGCTGGGTGGCCCACCATGCTCGGCCGGTGCCCGAGCGGCCGGGGCACCGGCGCCGGGTCATCGGCACCCTGGGCGACATCACCGAGCGTCGGCACGGCGAACAGGCGCTGCGCCAGGCGCGCGACGAACTCGAATCGCGGGTGGTCGAGCGCACGGAGGCGCTGGAGCGGCTGAACGCGGCGCTGCACAACGAGGTGGCCGAGCGCCGCGCCATCGAGGAGCAGGTGCGCGACCTGCTCGGCCAGCTGGTGGTGGCCGAGGAAGAGGAGCGGCGGCGGCTGTCGCGCGAACTGCACGACGGCGTGGGCCAGCACCTCACCGCGCTCAGCCTCGGCCTCAAGGCCGCCTGCGACGAGCAGGTGGCGCCGGCCGTGCTGCGCGACCGGCTGCTGCGCCTGCAGGCCGCGGTGCGCCAGATGGAGGACGAGATCGACCGGCTGTCGCACGAGCTGCGGCCGCCGGCGCTGGACGACCTGGGCCTGGAGGAGGCGCTGCGCGAGCTGGTGCAGGCCTGGTCGCGCGCGGCCGACACGCCGGCCGAGTTCTACGGCCATGGGCTGCTGCACCACCTGCCGCCGCCGGTGGAGGCCACCGTCTACCGCATCGTGCAGGAGGCGCTGACCAACGTGCGCAAGCACGCCGACGCCGGCCGCGTGGCCGTGGTGCTGGAGCGCCGCGGCGCGCTGCTGCGGGCCATCGTGGAGGACGACGGCTGCGGCTTCGAGGCCGAGCCCGCGTCACCGCGGGGGCCGATGCGCCGGCGGCTGGGCCTGCGCGGCATGTCCGAACGCGCCGCCCTGGTCGGCGGACAGCTGGAAATCGAGAGCCGGCCCGGGGCCGGCACCACCATCTACCTGAGCGTGCCGCTGCCGCCGCTCGACGACCTGATGTCAAGGAGCACGTGA